In Mus caroli chromosome 9, CAROLI_EIJ_v1.1, whole genome shotgun sequence, a single window of DNA contains:
- the Mtnr1b gene encoding melatonin receptor type 1B — protein MPENSSIANCCEASGLAARPSWSGSAGAGPPVTPRAPWVAPMLSTVVVVTTAVDFVGNLLVILSVLRNRKLRNAGNLFVVSLALADLVVALYPYPLILVAIIHDGWALGEAHCKASAFVMGLSVIGSVFNITAIAINRYCCICHSATYHRVCSHWYTPIYISLVWLLTLVALVPNFFVGSLEYDPRIYSCTFIQTASKQYTAAVVAIHFLLPIAVVSFCYLRIWVLVLQARRKAKAERKLRPRPSDLRSFLTMFAVFVVFAICWAPLNCIGLAVAINPEAMALQVPEGLFVTSYFLAYFNSCLNAIVYGLLNQNFRREYKRILLAVWNTRRRCIQRASKRCLTEEPQGPAPPAARATVPAKEGPL, from the exons ATGCCTGAGAACAGCTCAATCGCTAACTGCTGTGAGGCCAGCGGGCTGGCAGCGCGCCCTAGTTGGTCTGGGTCAGCCGGAGCCGGGCCCCCTGTGACTCCCCGGGCACCCTGGGTGGCTCCCATGCTATCTACAGTAGTCGTCGTCACCACAGCTGTGGACTTCGTGGGGAACCTGCTTGTCATCCTCTCAGTGCTCAGGAACCGCAAGCTGCGGAACGCAG GTAATTTGTTTGTGGTGAGTCTGGCCTTGGCTGACTTGGTGGTAGCCTTGTACCCTTACCCACTGATCCTTGTGGCCATTATCCATGATGGTTGGGCCCTTGGGGAGGCCCACTGCAAGGCCAGTGCCTTTGTGATGGGCCTGAGTGTCATTGGCTCTGTCTTCAACATCACAGCCATTGCCATCAACCGCTACTGCTGCATCTGTCACAGTGCCACCTATCACCGGGTCTGCAGTCACTGGTATACTCCCATCTACATCAGCCTCGTCTGGCTCCTCACTCTGGTGGCTTTGGTGCCCAATTTCTTTGTGGGGTCTTTAGAGTATGATCCACGCATCTATTCCTGCACCTTCATCCAGACAGCCAGCAAACAGTACACGGCGGCTGTGGTGGCCAttcacttcctccttcccatcGCTGTGGTGTCCTTCTGCTACCTGCGAATCTGGGTACTGGTACTCCAGGCCCGAAGAAAGGCCAAGGCTGAGAGGAAGCTGCGTCCGAGACCGAGTGATTTGCGCAGTTTCCTAACCATGTTCGcagtgtttgtggtttttgctATATGCTGGGCCCCTCTCAACTGTATCGGCCTTGCAGTGGCCATCAACCCAGAGGCAATGGCTCTCCAGGTCCCAGAAGGGCTCTTTGTCACCAGTTACTTCTTAGCTTACTTTAACAGCTGCCTTAATGCCATTGTTTATGGGCTCCTGAACCAGAACTTCCGCAGGGAGTACAAGAGGATCCTCTTGGCCGTATGGAACACTAGGCGGCGCTGCATACAGCGTGCTTCCAAACGCTGCCTTACTGAGGAGCCACAGGGCCCGGCGCCACCTGCTGCCAGGGCTACCGTGCCTGCCAAGGAAGGTCCTCTCTAG